A DNA window from Sphingomonas profundi contains the following coding sequences:
- a CDS encoding DUF6165 family protein has product MKQLASPAVPVSWGELLDKITILEIKRARIARPEARANVARELRLLRAIGRPALRRADVTPLVAALREVNETLWEIEDAIREEEADARFGADFIRLARAVYKRNDERAAIKRRINALLESELVEEKSYAGPAPLRREAVPGQAPLPAF; this is encoded by the coding sequence ATGAAGCAACTGGCGAGCCCGGCGGTGCCGGTTTCCTGGGGCGAACTGCTCGACAAGATCACCATTCTGGAGATCAAGCGCGCCCGCATCGCCCGGCCGGAGGCGCGCGCGAATGTGGCGCGGGAGCTTCGCCTGCTGCGCGCGATCGGCCGGCCGGCGCTGCGCCGGGCCGATGTGACGCCCCTCGTCGCGGCGCTGCGCGAGGTGAACGAGACATTGTGGGAGATCGAGGACGCGATCCGCGAGGAGGAGGCGGATGCGCGGTTCGGCGCCGACTTCATCCGGCTGGCCCGCGCGGTCTACAAGCGCAACGACGAGCGGGCTGCGATCAAGCGGCGGATCAATGCGCTGCTGGAATCCGAGCTGGTCGAGGAGAAGAGCTACGCCGGCCCTGCCCCACTACGCCGGGAAGCCGTGCCGGGGCAGGCCCCCCTACCCGCTTTCTGA
- a CDS encoding glycosyltransferase family 9 protein, producing the protein MADRMRMWVAAMRGGRYADAWALAGETLAERDPALRDDPSLPYHLRWVWDGRPLEGRHVLVRCYHGLGDTIQFARFLPLLAARAASVTLEIQPRLMELIAPLATGIALKPFDQAHPLPPAEVDVEITELDFALRAAPADAPPPYLGSRRAVLPAGTVALCYGAGDWDRSRCVPPALLAPLCRHAPVVTLMPEPTELAVLNPEGCPFDIGATAMLVAGADLVVTVDTMIAHLAGAMGKPTWLMLKDEPDWRWAPDQTGSAWYPSIRLYPQPGAGDWAAVVERIERDLAARTLCVAKG; encoded by the coding sequence ATGGCCGATCGGATGAGGATGTGGGTGGCGGCGATGCGCGGCGGGCGCTACGCCGACGCATGGGCGCTGGCCGGCGAGACGCTGGCCGAGCGCGATCCGGCGCTGCGCGACGATCCGAGCCTGCCCTACCATCTGCGCTGGGTGTGGGACGGCCGGCCGCTGGAGGGGCGGCACGTGCTGGTGCGCTGCTATCACGGGCTTGGCGACACCATCCAGTTCGCCCGCTTCCTGCCGCTGCTGGCGGCGCGGGCGGCATCGGTGACGCTGGAGATCCAGCCGCGGCTGATGGAGCTGATCGCGCCGCTGGCAACAGGCATCGCGCTGAAACCGTTCGATCAGGCGCATCCGCTGCCGCCGGCGGAGGTGGATGTCGAGATCACCGAGCTCGATTTCGCCCTGCGCGCCGCGCCCGCCGATGCGCCGCCGCCCTATCTCGGCTCTCGCCGGGCGGTGCTGCCCGCCGGCACCGTCGCCTTGTGCTACGGCGCCGGCGACTGGGACAGATCGCGCTGCGTGCCGCCGGCGCTGCTCGCGCCGCTGTGCCGCCACGCGCCCGTCGTCACGCTGATGCCCGAGCCGACCGAACTCGCCGTGCTGAACCCGGAGGGTTGCCCGTTCGATATCGGGGCGACCGCGATGCTGGTGGCCGGGGCCGATCTGGTCGTTACCGTCGACACGATGATCGCCCATCTCGCCGGCGCCATGGGCAAGCCGACCTGGCTGATGCTGAAGGACGAGCCGGACTGGCGCTGGGCGCCCGACCAGACCGGCAGCGCCTGGTATCCCTCGATCCGCCTCTATCCCCAGCCGGGCGCGGGCGACTGGGCGGCGGTGGTGGAGCGGATCGAGCGCGATCTGGCGGCGCGCACCCTCTGCGTGGCGAAAGGATAG
- a CDS encoding TIGR04290 family methyltransferase, translating into MNQIVDLAEMRADADALRGRIAAIGPWFHNIDLGGIHTAPDHFLGDYPRDKFLRFASALPADLTGRTVLDIGCNAGFYSVEMKRRGAARVLGIDSDERYLAQARLATQALGFEGVEFANLSVYDVGALGERFDLVIFMGVLYHLRHPLLALDLIREHVAGDMMLFQTMQQGSTAVLDVPADHPFFMPGTTTPPPFFDDPGYPRLHFIEREFAHDWTNWWAPNAACTQAMLRAAGFSVQTTPEPDVYLCRTTPVPYAKHGPATVYPARRAGGAAGPAVAG; encoded by the coding sequence TTGAACCAGATCGTCGACCTCGCCGAGATGCGGGCGGACGCCGATGCGCTGCGGGGCAGGATTGCAGCGATCGGCCCGTGGTTCCACAATATCGATCTCGGCGGCATCCACACGGCGCCGGATCATTTCCTCGGCGACTATCCGCGCGACAAGTTCCTCCGCTTCGCATCGGCGCTGCCGGCCGATCTCACGGGCAGGACGGTGCTGGACATCGGCTGCAACGCGGGCTTCTACTCGGTCGAGATGAAGCGCCGGGGTGCCGCCCGCGTGCTGGGCATCGACAGCGACGAGCGCTACCTTGCGCAAGCCCGGCTCGCGACGCAGGCGCTGGGCTTCGAAGGGGTCGAGTTCGCCAACCTCTCGGTCTACGATGTCGGGGCGCTGGGCGAGCGGTTCGATCTCGTGATCTTCATGGGCGTGCTCTACCATCTGCGCCACCCGCTGCTGGCGCTGGACCTGATCCGCGAGCATGTGGCCGGCGACATGATGCTGTTCCAGACGATGCAGCAGGGATCGACGGCGGTGCTGGACGTGCCGGCCGACCATCCCTTCTTCATGCCCGGCACCACGACGCCGCCACCCTTCTTCGACGATCCCGGCTATCCCCGGCTGCACTTCATCGAGCGCGAGTTCGCCCACGACTGGACGAACTGGTGGGCGCCGAACGCCGCGTGCACGCAGGCGATGCTGCGCGCCGCCGGCTTCTCCGTGCAGACGACGCCGGAACCCGACGTCTATCTGTGTCGCACGACGCCCGTACCCTACGCCAAACACGGGCCGGCGACGGTCTACCCCGCGCGGCGGGCCGGTGGCGCTGCCGGCCCGGCGGTGGCCGGGTGA
- a CDS encoding polysaccharide pyruvyl transferase family protein, whose product MKVGVLTFHRCINYGSYWQARCLVEGLRGMGHDAELLDHDSPQVRRAEWRCAFQPQLPLRTRRDDLPRYAAKGRRFLDAFDRLPQSPRFALDRPEDAGAYDAVLVGSDEVWNFRHPWYGFKPIFFGERLQSRRLASYAASFGNHDAAHGIDRDWAAKLERFDALSVRDENSRRLVRDGLDREPALVLDPCLQFPPPVPQPTGERSPYLALYGHGFPDWFAAAVRGWAGQSGRRIVSIGYRTEWADEQRIEAGPEEFSSLIAGADAVATNFFHGCVFALHHRRPFVCAPSDYRLNKVRDLTRSLAAGRHMVTAETSAQDYADLLGTPLDPAIDARIAAMRTRSSAYLASVLG is encoded by the coding sequence GTGAAGGTCGGCGTCCTCACCTTCCATCGCTGCATCAACTATGGCTCCTACTGGCAGGCGCGATGCCTGGTGGAAGGGCTGCGCGGCATGGGCCACGATGCGGAACTGCTCGACCACGATTCGCCGCAGGTGCGCCGGGCCGAGTGGCGCTGCGCCTTCCAGCCGCAGCTGCCGCTGCGCACCCGGCGCGACGATCTGCCGCGCTACGCCGCCAAGGGGCGCCGCTTCCTGGATGCGTTCGATCGGCTGCCGCAGTCGCCCCGCTTCGCGCTCGACCGGCCGGAGGATGCCGGCGCCTACGACGCCGTCCTGGTCGGCAGCGACGAGGTGTGGAATTTCCGCCACCCCTGGTACGGCTTCAAGCCGATCTTCTTCGGGGAGCGGCTGCAGTCGCGCCGGCTGGCATCCTATGCGGCCAGCTTCGGCAACCACGACGCCGCGCATGGTATCGATCGTGACTGGGCGGCGAAGCTGGAACGGTTCGACGCCCTGTCCGTCCGCGACGAGAACAGCCGGCGGCTGGTGCGCGATGGGCTGGATCGGGAGCCCGCGCTCGTCCTCGATCCGTGCCTGCAATTCCCCCCGCCGGTGCCACAGCCCACCGGCGAGCGATCGCCCTACCTCGCCCTCTACGGCCACGGCTTTCCCGACTGGTTCGCCGCCGCCGTGCGCGGCTGGGCCGGCCAGAGCGGCCGCCGCATCGTCAGCATCGGCTATCGGACGGAGTGGGCGGACGAGCAGCGGATCGAGGCCGGGCCGGAGGAATTCTCGTCGCTGATCGCCGGCGCGGATGCGGTCGCCACCAACTTCTTCCACGGCTGCGTATTCGCGCTGCATCACCGCCGGCCGTTCGTCTGCGCGCCGTCCGACTATCGTCTCAACAAGGTGCGCGATCTCACCCGGTCGCTCGCCGCCGGGCGGCACATGGTGACGGCGGAGACGTCGGCCCAGGACTATGCCGATCTGCTCGGCACGCCGCTGGATCCCGCGATCGACGCGCGGATTGCCGCGATGCGCACGCGATCGAGCGCCTATCTGGCCTCCGTCCTTGGCTGA
- a CDS encoding Coenzyme F420 hydrogenase/dehydrogenase, beta subunit C-terminal domain, which translates to MAEAPLAPRDVAAAGLCIGCGGCAGGAGAMGWDRFGQLKPEGAWAAEAMPALSRICPFSPDARDEDAIAADRFPQPAHRDPLIGSFETAYVGHVAEGGFRAGGSSGGMVSWVAAELLRLGLVDGVAHVAPADPVGDGRFFGYRMSRTEGEIGQGARSRYYPVEMSAMLAEIRAVPGRYAVVGVPCFIKAVQLLRAEEPVLHERIAFTLGLFCGHMKSARLVDSFAWQLGAPVDQVRAVEYRRKDPDRPANWYTAHLTLADGTARWQDWWHLVDGDWGAGFFQNPACNYCDDVVAEAADIAFGDAWVEPYSSDGRGTNVVIVRRPEVQRIVADAVAEGRLALDEVDAAFISGTQAAGFRQRREGLGWRLRVAPPRLPLRKRVAPGGRDLPFRRKLVYASRLCISAGSHRIFALARATGWHGLYLGWARLSLRTYEAFAYLRWPLGRLLRRLEGGAAGE; encoded by the coding sequence TTGGCTGAGGCGCCGCTCGCCCCGCGCGACGTGGCGGCGGCGGGGCTCTGCATCGGCTGCGGCGGATGCGCGGGCGGTGCGGGCGCGATGGGATGGGATCGCTTCGGTCAGCTGAAGCCGGAGGGCGCCTGGGCGGCGGAGGCGATGCCGGCCTTGTCGCGCATCTGCCCCTTCTCGCCGGATGCCCGCGACGAGGATGCGATCGCCGCCGATCGCTTCCCGCAGCCGGCGCACCGCGATCCGCTGATCGGCAGTTTCGAGACCGCCTATGTCGGCCATGTCGCGGAGGGCGGCTTTCGCGCGGGCGGCAGCTCCGGCGGCATGGTCAGCTGGGTGGCGGCGGAGCTGCTGCGCCTCGGCCTCGTCGATGGCGTCGCCCATGTCGCGCCGGCCGATCCGGTCGGCGACGGACGCTTCTTCGGCTATCGCATGTCGCGGACGGAAGGCGAGATCGGGCAGGGCGCGCGATCGCGCTACTATCCGGTCGAGATGTCGGCCATGCTCGCCGAGATCAGGGCGGTGCCGGGCCGCTACGCGGTGGTCGGCGTGCCGTGCTTCATCAAGGCGGTGCAGCTGCTGCGCGCCGAGGAGCCGGTGCTGCACGAGCGGATCGCCTTCACCCTGGGCCTGTTCTGCGGCCACATGAAGAGCGCCCGGCTGGTCGACAGCTTCGCCTGGCAGCTCGGCGCGCCGGTGGATCAAGTGCGGGCGGTGGAGTATCGCCGCAAGGATCCCGATCGGCCGGCCAACTGGTACACCGCGCACCTGACCCTGGCCGACGGCACCGCCCGCTGGCAGGATTGGTGGCATCTGGTGGATGGCGACTGGGGCGCCGGCTTCTTCCAGAATCCGGCCTGCAACTATTGCGACGATGTGGTCGCGGAAGCCGCCGACATCGCCTTCGGCGACGCCTGGGTGGAGCCCTACTCGTCAGACGGGCGCGGAACCAACGTGGTGATCGTGCGGCGGCCGGAGGTGCAGCGCATCGTCGCCGACGCCGTGGCGGAGGGTCGGCTGGCGCTGGACGAGGTGGATGCGGCGTTCATTTCCGGCACGCAGGCGGCCGGCTTCCGCCAGCGGCGCGAAGGGCTCGGCTGGCGGCTGCGGGTCGCGCCGCCACGCCTGCCGCTGCGCAAGCGCGTGGCGCCGGGCGGGCGGGACCTGCCGTTCCGCCGCAAGCTCGTCTATGCCAGCCGGCTGTGCATCAGTGCGGGCAGCCACCGCATCTTCGCGCTCGCCCGTGCCACCGGCTGGCACGGGTTGTATCTCGGCTGGGCGCGTCTCTCGCTGCGCACCTACGAGGCGTTCGCCTATCTGCGCTGGCCGCTCGGCCGCCTGCTGCGCCGGCTGGAAGGCGGCGCAGCAGGCGAGTGA
- a CDS encoding TonB-dependent receptor plug domain-containing protein produces MRIHARCRALLLAGAACAAAPAIAQTPPVAGGTASADAAPEAAASGGDAEIVVTGSRIQRPDYAAPTPVTSFNATSLQQSGNTNVTTFLQRVPALTNSLDSTRTAGRSQTDGTFGQVGLNLLDLRGLGPNRTLVLVDGRRHVAGQPDTAAVDINAIPADLIERVDVLTGAASAVYGADGVSGVVNFILKRDFDGIAARSQMGISERGDAGNRFASVIVGRNFAGGRGNVTLAYEYNADDPLANDDRNYLAQGRRVYFVNVDGYDPARPGSYQRGPVGDLRYPFSSNQGIIGIGDQTFRGDGAIYTPGRFLLNDGYSVGGDDTPVAGYIGDILPRTRRHAVNLLTRYEASDAFKLSLEGKFVQSTVTTFSGYSGNYPATIALDNPFIPASILSAARAAGLTAIDVSRNNFDIPRRGERDRRRTYRGVVDVSGRISDHANYDVSYTYGRTDVRATKLNDRLNDRFLAALDVVRDPRTGQPVCRSSLDPTAVSTPSLTFTPGAGSGCVPVNTFGGNRVDPASFGFYLSNPASQARLTQHVVNASLTGDFGQFFELPGGPVQFAAGGEYRRESSSFRPADALTRNLFYQYDEYIIPTPSSGHFDVAELFGELNAPLLRDRPFASLLSVGAAGRYSHYSTVGSTYAYQFNGIYAPMRDITIRGSYGRSVRAPNVGEIFRPQTGTSNFFSDPCYAANRGSGTSFREANCRALIGGLGGDIATFTAANNPNATIFIPGTQQGNRDLRAEVARTWTAGTVLRPRFVPGLTVALDWYDIRLKDAINTPDANVVANLCVDQPSLDNVYCGAISRMRGTGFIDGYVVQPQNVAAFRTAGLELNASYQIRTARLGLFDLRLVGGYLHRLEQIATPGAAIENNVDQPFRPKYTLTFSPTWTYEAVTISYNLRWQDGVRRFTRVETDNNPSLVDPRYFRYKELWLHDVQAQVAVAPAFSIYGGVNNLTDQKPDIGFETNIPISPVGRYLYVGAKLRLAGT; encoded by the coding sequence ATGCGGATCCATGCAAGATGTCGTGCGCTGCTGCTGGCCGGGGCCGCCTGCGCAGCCGCGCCGGCGATCGCCCAGACGCCGCCGGTCGCGGGCGGCACGGCCTCGGCCGACGCCGCGCCCGAGGCGGCGGCGAGTGGTGGCGACGCGGAGATCGTCGTCACCGGATCGCGCATCCAGCGGCCGGACTATGCCGCGCCGACGCCGGTCACGTCGTTCAACGCGACGAGCCTCCAGCAATCCGGCAACACCAACGTTACCACCTTCCTGCAGCGCGTGCCGGCCCTCACCAACTCGCTGGACAGCACGCGCACCGCCGGCCGCTCGCAGACGGACGGCACCTTCGGGCAGGTGGGCCTCAACCTGCTCGATCTGCGCGGCTTGGGGCCGAACCGCACCCTGGTGCTGGTGGACGGGCGCCGCCACGTCGCCGGCCAGCCGGACACCGCCGCCGTCGACATCAACGCCATCCCCGCCGACTTGATCGAGCGGGTGGACGTGCTGACCGGCGCCGCCTCCGCCGTCTACGGCGCCGATGGCGTGTCCGGCGTCGTCAACTTCATCCTGAAGCGCGATTTCGACGGCATCGCGGCGCGCAGCCAGATGGGCATTTCCGAGCGCGGCGATGCCGGCAACCGCTTCGCCTCCGTCATCGTCGGGCGCAACTTCGCCGGCGGGCGCGGCAACGTGACCCTGGCCTACGAATATAATGCCGACGATCCGCTGGCGAACGACGATCGCAACTATCTGGCGCAAGGCCGGCGTGTCTACTTCGTGAACGTGGACGGTTACGATCCGGCCCGGCCCGGCAGCTACCAGCGCGGGCCGGTCGGCGATCTGCGCTATCCGTTCAGCTCCAACCAGGGCATTATCGGCATCGGCGACCAAACGTTCCGCGGCGACGGGGCGATCTACACGCCGGGACGGTTCCTTCTGAACGACGGCTATTCGGTGGGCGGCGACGATACGCCGGTGGCCGGCTACATCGGCGACATCCTGCCGCGCACCCGCCGCCACGCCGTCAATCTGCTGACCCGCTACGAGGCGTCGGACGCGTTCAAGCTGAGTCTGGAGGGCAAGTTCGTCCAGAGCACGGTGACGACGTTCAGCGGCTATAGCGGCAACTATCCGGCCACGATCGCGCTCGACAATCCGTTCATCCCGGCGAGCATCCTCTCCGCCGCACGGGCCGCCGGGCTGACCGCGATCGACGTGAGCCGCAACAATTTCGACATACCCCGCCGTGGCGAGCGGGACCGGCGCCGCACCTATCGCGGCGTGGTGGACGTTTCGGGCCGCATATCCGATCACGCCAATTACGACGTGTCGTACACCTACGGCCGCACCGACGTGCGCGCGACCAAGCTGAACGACAGGCTCAACGATCGCTTCCTGGCGGCGCTGGACGTGGTGCGCGATCCCCGCACCGGCCAGCCGGTCTGCCGCTCCAGCCTCGATCCCACGGCGGTGTCGACGCCGTCCCTCACCTTCACGCCCGGCGCGGGCAGCGGGTGCGTGCCGGTGAACACCTTTGGCGGGAACAGGGTGGATCCGGCCTCCTTCGGCTTCTACCTCAGCAATCCGGCCAGCCAGGCGCGCCTCACGCAACACGTCGTCAACGCATCGCTGACCGGGGATTTCGGCCAGTTTTTCGAACTGCCGGGCGGCCCGGTGCAGTTCGCCGCCGGCGGCGAGTATCGGCGTGAATCGAGCAGCTTCCGCCCGGCCGACGCGCTCACGCGCAACCTGTTCTACCAGTATGACGAATATATCATCCCGACGCCGTCCAGCGGGCATTTCGACGTGGCCGAGCTGTTCGGTGAGCTGAACGCGCCGCTGCTGCGCGATCGGCCGTTCGCCTCGCTGCTGTCTGTGGGTGCGGCGGGCCGCTACTCGCACTATTCCACGGTCGGCAGCACCTACGCCTACCAGTTCAACGGCATCTACGCGCCGATGCGGGACATCACGATCCGCGGCTCCTACGGGCGATCGGTGCGCGCGCCGAACGTGGGCGAGATCTTCCGCCCGCAGACCGGCACAAGCAACTTCTTCTCCGATCCCTGCTACGCCGCCAACCGGGGCAGCGGCACCAGCTTCCGCGAGGCGAACTGCCGCGCGCTGATCGGCGGGCTGGGCGGGGACATCGCCACCTTCACGGCGGCCAACAACCCGAACGCGACCATCTTCATCCCCGGCACGCAGCAGGGCAATCGCGATCTGCGAGCGGAGGTGGCGCGCACCTGGACGGCTGGCACGGTGCTGCGCCCACGCTTCGTGCCCGGCCTCACCGTCGCGCTGGACTGGTATGACATCCGCCTGAAGGATGCGATCAACACGCCCGATGCCAACGTCGTCGCTAATCTGTGCGTCGATCAGCCGAGCCTGGACAACGTCTATTGCGGGGCGATCAGCCGCATGCGCGGCACCGGGTTCATCGACGGCTATGTGGTGCAGCCGCAGAACGTGGCGGCATTCCGCACGGCCGGGTTGGAGCTGAACGCCAGCTACCAGATCCGCACCGCGCGGCTGGGGCTGTTCGACCTACGCCTGGTCGGCGGCTACCTCCACCGGCTGGAGCAGATCGCCACGCCCGGCGCCGCGATCGAGAACAATGTCGATCAGCCGTTCCGGCCGAAATACACGCTCACCTTCTCGCCGACATGGACGTACGAGGCGGTGACGATCAGCTACAATCTGCGCTGGCAGGATGGCGTGCGCCGCTTCACGCGGGTGGAGACGGACAATAATCCCAGCCTCGTCGATCCGCGCTACTTCCGCTACAAGGAATTGTGGCTGCATGACGTGCAGGCGCAGGTGGCGGTCGCTCCGGCCTTCTCGATCTACGGCGGCGTCAACAACCTGACCGACCAGAAGCCGGATATCGGCTTCGAGACCAACATCCCGATCTCGCCAGTCGGCCGCTATCTGTATGTCGGCGCGAAGCTGCGGCTGGCCGGCACGTAA
- a CDS encoding extracellular solute-binding protein, whose product MIAGAAAAALAAGGCVGRGDRPGLTLWAMSYEGDYAPHLMPAFTAATGIPVEVQSLPWTAAHEKLLTAHAGGSLPDVIMLPNGWVSEFAMIGAIAAVRDPSLIGDMFPGVLDTIRFAGQAHAVPWSVAPQVQFFRRDLLARAGYDAPATDWDGWRAMGRRLKALAPDNYAFLMLLNWWDALFTFIGQTGARPLREHDTLGAFRQPAIREALAYYVSLFDEGLAPRVLSTEVQDPLAAFAQGYFAIYPYGPALLLDLRRRAAEIPPHLWGVARMPGPHGPGAASGVAASLAVTRTTPQPDQAWALVRHLTSIPSELRFQHLIGNLPARVSAWRDPQLATPAMAPFAAQMREPAAGPPIVEWERILAEVQLIAERVVRRLLTIDQGLAEMDRRVDALLAKRRALVAAGRIA is encoded by the coding sequence GTGATCGCCGGCGCGGCGGCGGCCGCGCTGGCGGCCGGCGGATGCGTCGGCCGCGGCGATCGGCCGGGGCTGACCTTGTGGGCGATGAGCTACGAGGGCGATTACGCGCCGCACCTGATGCCAGCCTTCACCGCCGCCACCGGCATCCCGGTGGAGGTGCAGTCGCTGCCGTGGACGGCGGCGCACGAGAAGCTGCTGACCGCGCATGCCGGCGGATCGCTGCCCGACGTGATAATGCTGCCGAACGGCTGGGTCAGCGAGTTCGCGATGATCGGCGCCATCGCCGCCGTGCGCGACCCGAGCCTGATCGGCGACATGTTCCCCGGCGTGCTCGACACGATCCGCTTCGCCGGGCAGGCCCACGCGGTGCCCTGGTCGGTGGCCCCGCAGGTGCAGTTCTTCCGGCGGGATCTGCTGGCGCGCGCCGGCTACGACGCGCCGGCGACCGACTGGGACGGCTGGCGCGCGATGGGCCGCCGCCTGAAGGCGCTGGCGCCGGACAATTACGCCTTCCTGATGCTGCTGAACTGGTGGGACGCGCTGTTCACCTTTATCGGCCAGACCGGCGCTCGCCCCTTGCGCGAGCACGATACGCTGGGCGCGTTCCGCCAGCCGGCGATCCGCGAGGCGCTGGCCTACTATGTCTCGCTGTTCGACGAGGGGCTGGCGCCGCGCGTGCTCTCCACGGAGGTGCAGGATCCGCTCGCCGCCTTTGCCCAGGGCTATTTCGCGATCTATCCGTATGGGCCGGCGCTGCTCCTCGATCTCAGGCGCCGCGCCGCCGAGATCCCGCCGCACCTGTGGGGCGTGGCCCGGATGCCCGGCCCGCACGGGCCGGGCGCGGCATCCGGCGTGGCGGCCAGCCTCGCCGTGACGCGCACCACGCCGCAGCCGGATCAGGCCTGGGCGCTGGTGCGGCACCTTACCTCGATCCCCAGCGAGCTCCGTTTCCAGCACCTGATCGGCAACCTGCCGGCGCGGGTGAGCGCGTGGCGCGATCCGCAGCTCGCCACGCCGGCGATGGCGCCTTTCGCCGCCCAGATGCGCGAGCCCGCCGCCGGGCCGCCGATCGTCGAGTGGGAGCGGATCCTCGCCGAAGTGCAGCTGATCGCCGAGCGGGTGGTGCGGCGCCTCCTGACGATCGACCAAGGGCTGGCCGAGATGGACCGGCGGGTCGATGCCCTGCTCGCCAAGCGGCGGGCGCTGGTGGCGGCGGGGCGCATCGCGTGA
- a CDS encoding carbohydrate ABC transporter permease, producing the protein MTRGERTAWIFTAPVLAVIAFVFVLPTTLALALSVTDYSIYALADRRNLDFVGLGNFIDLARTPLFWRALANTALFALLGVPMAIGTSLLAALLLNDATVRWKPLWRVLLFAPYVTSVVATAVVWRFLLNTRFGLVNWLLDAIHVAPIDWLGDPRASIPAILLFVTWKIFGYNMIVFTAALAAVPQDLMEAARLDGAGRWGRFRHVTLPAIGPTLLLAAVMSVAGFLQIFAEPYVMTLGGPAQSTVTVLYFMFDEGFKWWNLGQASAVAFILFLMILAVTMVQTRIGRRHEWL; encoded by the coding sequence GTGACCCGGGGCGAGCGCACCGCCTGGATCTTCACGGCGCCGGTGCTGGCGGTGATCGCCTTCGTCTTCGTGCTGCCGACGACGCTCGCGCTCGCGCTCAGCGTGACGGACTATTCGATCTACGCGCTGGCCGATCGCCGCAACCTTGATTTCGTCGGCCTCGGCAACTTCATCGATCTGGCCCGCACGCCCCTGTTCTGGCGGGCGCTGGCGAACACCGCGCTGTTCGCGCTGCTGGGCGTGCCGATGGCGATCGGCACATCGCTGCTGGCGGCGCTGCTGCTGAACGACGCCACGGTGCGCTGGAAGCCGCTGTGGCGCGTGCTGCTGTTCGCCCCCTACGTCACCAGCGTGGTGGCGACGGCGGTGGTGTGGCGCTTCCTCCTCAACACCCGCTTCGGCCTGGTCAACTGGCTGCTGGACGCGATCCATGTCGCCCCGATCGACTGGCTCGGCGATCCGCGCGCCTCGATCCCGGCGATCCTGCTGTTCGTGACGTGGAAGATCTTCGGCTACAACATGATCGTGTTCACCGCCGCGCTCGCCGCCGTGCCGCAGGATCTGATGGAGGCGGCGCGGCTGGACGGGGCGGGGCGGTGGGGCCGCTTCCGCCACGTCACCCTGCCGGCGATCGGGCCGACCCTGCTGCTGGCGGCGGTGATGAGCGTGGCGGGCTTCCTCCAGATCTTCGCCGAGCCCTATGTGATGACCCTGGGCGGCCCGGCGCAGAGCACGGTGACGGTGCTGTACTTCATGTTCGACGAGGGCTTCAAATGGTGGAATCTGGGGCAGGCGAGCGCCGTCGCCTTCATCCTCTTCCTGATGATCCTGGCCGTGACGATGGTGCAGACGCGGATCGGGCGGCGCCACGAATGGCTGTGA
- a CDS encoding carbohydrate ABC transporter permease: MAVRRRAILANAAVALLTLATLAPLAWMVTVSFMPRGQSSHFPPPLWPSRWTWENYHELLARREYDGVWFDYRIMPALWNSLFVAGVSTALGLLLTVPAGYAFAKLRFRGRDRLLRLLIASLVVPGQVAMLPLFLIFKELGLVNSYAGVILPSLAGIFAILFVRQATLSIPDEMLDAARLDGASEGRIFVSIVLPLLAPITVTLALFMFLGSWNDFLWPLIVLADQHLYTLPVAVAAISREHSADGELMMAAAVVTTMPVLLLFLALQRYYMTGLLGGSIKG; encoded by the coding sequence ATGGCTGTGAGGCGGCGGGCGATCCTGGCCAATGCGGCGGTGGCGCTGCTGACCCTGGCGACGCTGGCGCCGCTCGCCTGGATGGTGACGGTGTCGTTCATGCCGCGCGGCCAGTCCAGCCACTTCCCGCCGCCGCTCTGGCCCAGCCGCTGGACGTGGGAGAATTATCACGAGCTGCTCGCCCGGCGCGAATATGACGGCGTGTGGTTCGATTACCGGATCATGCCGGCGCTGTGGAACAGCCTGTTCGTCGCCGGCGTCTCCACCGCGCTCGGCCTGCTGCTGACGGTGCCGGCGGGCTACGCCTTCGCCAAGCTGCGCTTTCGCGGGCGGGATCGGCTGCTGCGGCTGCTGATCGCGAGCCTGGTGGTGCCGGGGCAGGTGGCGATGCTGCCGCTGTTCCTGATCTTCAAGGAACTGGGGCTGGTAAACAGCTATGCCGGCGTGATCCTGCCGAGCCTGGCGGGCATCTTCGCGATCCTGTTCGTGCGGCAGGCGACGCTCTCCATCCCCGACGAGATGCTCGATGCGGCGCGGCTCGACGGGGCGAGCGAGGGCCGCATCTTCGTGTCGATCGTGCTGCCGCTGCTCGCCCCGATCACCGTGACCCTGGCGCTGTTCATGTTCCTCGGCAGCTGGAACGACTTTCTCTGGCCGCTGATCGTGCTGGCCGACCAGCATCTCTACACGCTGCCGGTGGCGGTCGCCGCCATATCGCGCGAGCATTCCGCCGATGGCGAGCTGATGATGGCGGCGGCGGTGGTGACGACGATGCCGGTGCTGCTCCTGTTCCTCGCCCTGCAGCGCTACTACATGACCGGGCTGCTGGGCGGCAGCATCAAGGGCTGA